ATAGCCTCAGATTTGTTACAGTTAATTTTATATCCAGATAGCTCAGAGTACAGTTGTATAGTACTCATCAGATGTGGCAGAGAGCCGAAGGGTCAACTATCAATAATAAAATGTCGTCCGCATAAAGCATCAGTTTATGTTCCCTTCCAGCTCCCCCCACTCCTCTAACATTTGGATTTGCTCTGATCATTGTTGCCAATGGTTCCAAAAAAATTGTGAAGAGCAGCGGAGAGACGGTGCAGCCCTGACGTATACCTCGGGAGACACTGAAAAAGGGGGAAATCATGCCATTTGTCATAACTGCAGCCTTGGGACAGCTATAAACTATATTGATCCATGACTTAAAAACCGAGCCGAAGCCAAACGAAAACAGAGCCATATTTAGGAATTTCCACTCTACCCTGTCAAATGCCTTTTCGGCGTCCAGGTAGATGGCAGTAACGGGGACTCTACTCTGAGAATTCAGGCAGTTAAACGTAACAACCTCCTTAAATTATCAGTTGAGGACCTTCCTTTAATGAAGCCCACCTGATCAGCATTAATTATAGAAGGTAATACTTTCTCCAATCGTACCGCTAGAATTTTTGTTAGTATTTTGCTGTCCAAATTGATTAGACTGATTGGCCTATAGTTTGAGGGATCAGTTGCATCCCTATTCTTTTTTGGGATTAGCAAAATTAATGTTTCATTAAACGTATTGGGCAAGGATTCGAGATTAAATGCTTCTGAGTACACACTCGCTAAGCTAATATatccagaaatgttttgtaatATTCAATGGGAAAGCCATCCATGCCTGGAGACTTCCCCACTTTCATAGTTGCAATGGCTTGTTTAACTTCATCCTCTGTAATCGGTGCCTCCAAGAACTCTGCATGTTGTTGAGAGAGTTTAGGCAATTTTATGTTTGAAAAGATTTGATccaatttgttttgttcttggttTACCTGTGAGGTATATATGTTTTCATAACATTGCTTAAAGACCCTGTTTATTTCTTTAGACAATGAAACTAATACAACCCCTTTTTTTACAACAGGAATTACGTTATTGTTagtctgttgttttaattgtcTTGCCAGTAGTTTGCCTGCTTTGTCACCCCCTTCATAAAAAGTTGTTCGTAGTCGGAAAAGagcatattctgcttttttgttatatatattatttaatttaaacttcAGGTTACACAAGTCCTTGTATAAATCATCAGTATAATGCTCTGATAGAGACTTCTCCAACTTAATAATTTCCGCTTCCAGCTTTGACAATAGGcccatattttcctttttccttctgGACGAATGTGCAATCAATTTCCCTCTTATGTAGGCCTTAGAAGCCTCCCACACTGAGGAAAGTTTCTCTGTTGTCCCCACATTTAGATCAAAAAACATGGTCAGGTCCTCAGCTAATTCTTTGCTAAACCCCTCATCATTCAAAAGTGCGATGTTCATCCGCCCGCTACCCCCCTTTCCTGTTTCGGCATTTAGTTCTATTTGAGTTTCGACAGGTGCATGGTCAGATAATGCTATTGGACCAATTTTACAGTCTATTACCTTGTCAATAGTAAATTTGGATAGGAGAAAAAAATCGATTCAATGTGATTTATGgcgatgtgaataaaaagtatatTCCCTGTCACCTGGATTCACCAGCCGCCACACATCCACTAGGCCTAAGTCCTCCATAAGCATGTGTAAAGCAGCCCTATCCCCAGATACAGGCAATATTTGACACTTGCTTCTGTCTATAACAGGATCAACTACCTGATTAAAATCTCCTCCCAAAATAATTGTACTTATACGACTGACCTCAGCGAGTACATTCTCCATTAAAGGCTCCGAATTTCTCTGTTCCAGAGGCATGCGGTTACCCTCAGGCTGCGGGCTCAGTTTAATAGCGGCACGGCTACTCGTTGTACTTTTAAAAGACTTTGACATATTACAGTTTTGAAACTGCCAGTCTAGAGAATTAGAGGCTATATAACTGCAGGCGCAATTATAACCGAGAAAGGTGAGATAAAAACGTtccaatctttcttttttttaaacccaaataACACTTGTTGCTTGAATGTGGGCAGACCACATCTGCTTTCTGGTTCCTCCTTCCTTTATCTGTCATGAAGTTGATATAGCCTTTTATGTGGTTCTACAGACTCTCGGATGTGACTCAGTACATACAGAATGATCTGAGCAGTGATGATATCGATGTTTAAATGAATGCAGGTCAAAAGACAACAGGtacagaaataataaataaagtttaaaaatctttaaCTACAACTTAACACATGAACATCAAAGTGCCTGCTGCGTAtataaacttattttaaaagctGGTTTATACGGAGCTCCTGAAGTCCTAAATAGTGGAAAAAATATGTTGTGCACTCGAGTTATCATCTAACTCTAAAGATGCTATGTTGTGCACATGAGTGAATATCCTGTGTGCAAGgattaagagaagaaacagTCAGCGCTCACACACACTAGCATGTAGTCAAAAGTTTTTCTGAATACCAGTCCTTTATATAATTATCGTGGGCACACAAGATTTcagtttttgtactttttgggacttcagagTCTCCGTAAATTTAAATTTCATGCAGAGGTATAATGCTAGGTGTTTTGTGCTAACCTTAAAACGCCATTtgttggagaaaaaaagcatcttaaaGCAATAACTCTTGAAAGTCATCAACACAAAGTCTCATACAAACACATCTATCAGTATCTGTTTTCTACTGAGCCCTGCAAGGCTCAGgtgagacaaaaaagaaaaagctgtcaatcattttgatttcttcactTTGTTGATGGTGGCATAGAGGCTGCCGGGATCTATGCTGCTGATGCTAatctttaagatttatttttggaggtacaggacagtggatgaaTATCCTTCCGGGGTGATGATTTTCATGAACTCCATTTaaagtgtttatgtgtggaCGGGGAGAGTCTTGGGTTTGTGACTTCACACTGTGCaccggtttctcctccgtttgacGTCACCATGCGATGCTGTcacattttgtttacatgagattacTGCGATGGGAGACGTAACCAAACCAGtgctggtgctaacgttgctaactggacatttttacatgcttacacataaaatgtatttacacaataaattaatttacatgcttacacatacaatgaaaacattttaatataaatgcTCACCTTCAACAAAGTAGAGAAAAATCAAATCCTGagttgtttgtatttctgtagTCGCGAGCGGTTCACAATCATACCAACCAGCATCCTTCACTGTGACCGTCTTTATGACCAGAGAACAACCCTCTGTAACATTCAGTCTGTCTGATTTCACTTAATCCAGCTTGAATACAAGCATGACACTGCAtgactttctgtctgtttcttgaAGGCTGTTAATGTGACTGATGAACTCCCTGTTCTTTATCCTCACTAcagatttacagacatttaattTGGCCTTTTGTAATATGCCATCATAGTATCTGTGGTGTGAAATCAGTAAAGAGGGGGAGGCTTCCAACAGTTTCTAGAATTATGAAAAAGGTCCTGAGGTCTGAAAACACCTTTAATGACCctgcagatgtgtttttaataatgaaaTGATCACATGTTAATACACACATTTCATCTCCTTTCAGTTTATTAAGCAGTAAGCTCTCCAAACATTTATCCTAAAGCTTGCCAGAGTGATAAAGAGTAAATCCACATGTTTGATGTCATTAATATTGATACAGTAGATCAGGAGATTGATGTAACAGATTTGACATTACAGAGTTCTTCAGTGTCTcacaatgtacaaaaacaattaaaaaacctCAATCACATCTAAAAGATATCATCGATACTTTctgttaaatattaaaggaatgctccactctcctccagagacacacctccaacccctctccacccATGAAGAAGTGATGTGTAAGCGGTGGACCAAATCGTCCTTGGcgcgagctgcaattgcctgtggcctgcattgttgtgttagcatgctaatgttagcacagttaagttagcttgtagcttcacattgtatATAAATTGATACAGATAACAATCTAAAAATGCTTATGTGAtatctaaataatcagtgagtatgttcttcttcttctctctagtcctcgactaaaacagcttttatacacaaggggaggagccggccgtcccgtccatgtaaacacggctctgacaacaacacagccagcgggactcgagcttctccctcattgtagacagtcatgactcagagacacatttacacaggatagacttgatttctgatatattcATGTGTAAAACGTCTCACATTGTTCCTTTAGTCTCACTGGGCAGGTAAATGTCGCTCATCATCGAcgtgaatgtaaataaaaaatatttttcaaagaaACAGACCATCAGATCAACAACAGAAACGTATAGCTGCCTCCATATTTTCCAGGATTTAAACGTTAACAAACATGTATATTTCACTTCTTAAATTGAACACATTGAGCTGCACACAAGTATTATTACAAAACTCAGACTAACTGTGTTTAAGGTATAAGAATGGAAAAATGAAGTTCTTGTAATAATATTTCCCCCTAAATCGAGTTGAAGAGCTTTTTTATGAcgttcaaaagaaaacaattcaaCAACTGAAccctcatgtctctctcttcttttaagCGTCTAACCTGGAGCTGCATCAAGAGAACTATTCCTCAACTTCCTCTTCTTAGTAAAGTGTATATTACCCCACTTTCTGGTTCCTCCTTCCTTTATCTGTCATAAATTTCACACACTGTCGATTTAGCCTTTTATGGGTTTCTACAGACTCTCGGATGTGACTCAATCAAGATGATCGTTatctcacttcctcttctcaGTCATGTACCTCTCAGTACATACAGAATGATCTGAGCAGTGATGATATCGATGTTTAAATGAATGCAGGTCAAAAGACAACAGGtacagaaataataaataaagtttaaaaatctttaaCTACAACTTAACACATGCACATCAAAGTGCCTGCTGCGTAtataaacttattttaaaagctGGTTTATACGGAGCTCCTGAAGTCCTAAATAGTGGAAAAAATATGTTGTGCACTTGAGTTATCATCTAACTCTAAAGATGCTATGTTGTGCACATGAGTGAATATCCTGTGTGcaaagattaagagaagaaacagTCAGCGCTCACACACACTAGCATGTAGTCAAAGGTTCGTTAGTATCATGTTCACACAAGATATTAACTGGTGTGCcccatatctttttttttacttttgggaCTTCAGGATCTCCGTAGAGTTACATCTTATGCAGAGGTATTATGCTAGGTCTTTGGGCTACTAGTAAACCTACAACGCCCTCTTTTGAAGGAAAAGCATCTTACAGCAATAACTCTTGAAAGTCATCAACACAAAGTCTTTTACAAACACATCTATCAGTATCTGTTTTCTACTGAGCCCTGCAAGGCTCAGgtgagacaaaaaagaaaaaggtgtcGATCATTACGACAAATCCATGCACATTGATTTACAATCTGTGGGCATCTGTTTTCTTGCATAATTTTGTCCTACCTGAGCCTTGTGGGGCTCCATAGTTTTCAGTCTTAAAAGCTGAAAAAACTTGAGCTGTGACTTTACTTTGGATTcttatttcttctctttgttgatGGTGGCGTAGAGGCTGCTGGGATCAGCAgaggctcctgcagcagcagcagaagaagaggaagaagaagctttGACGGAGGCATAGGTCACTGAACCATTGGCAGCATCGTCTTTAGCACAAACCTGGAGATAGATCCCAGAGCATTAAATATCACAAAATGACGTCATTAAATGCAAAGTGCAAGTTGATACAtcgagaataaagtcaaaatataacactgacattttttttgtttctagtAGCGTCTCCACATGTCATGCTGTGCTGAGAAATGTTATGTATAAATGTATGTGTGGATTCATTAATTCAGAAAATATGATCATGATGTCTCTGACTCCGCCCCCACGCTAAGTGACACAAGGTGTTCCTCGTGTCTCTGGAAACACTGGTCCAGATGTCTCTTTGTGTTCTTAATGACTGTCAAACTGTGAACTGTAGTGATTATATCCCTTCGTTGATGtcctgtgtttacattttttgcgCTTTTTCACACTGATAAGGACCGATGGGTCAAAAATAAAGTATCAAGTAAAGTATAACGTGGAAATGTGAAGAATAAAGTGTAAACGTGGACACACTGATAGCACAGCCGATACTTGTTGACCTGAGCTTCATGGCTTTAATAAAGACGTTTTTAAAGTTCACATCCATCCTGACTTTAACTAATCAGACAGCTTACCCGagctcctcttttcctcttcttgttgTATCTGATGGAGGCGTAGGAAACCCCGCCTTCATGATCAGCCTACACagagaagacaacaaaacagCTGCTCAGTAATGTTTATCGTGACCTGTGCTTTTGATtggagcaaataaaaaaaaactggttatGATCTTATCTAGGGGTAGCAGATAAAGGGAGAAGAGCAGGGGCCCCAGGACAGAGCCCTGTGGTACCCCACATAACTCAGAAGACTCAGAGACACCATCACCAATACGTACTGAGAATATTCTGTCAGCAAGATAGGAAGAAAACCAATCTGTGAACCCACAGTGTGATACGTTCCTGGTGCTCTGAAGTTGCATCACCATCAAACTTCCCTTTTTATCGTTGTCACACTCTGAAGACTGAAGAGCAATTTATCACACTAATCTAAGGAAATTATGATTTTAAGGTGGGGGGTTtctgctcttaaaaaaaacacttgcgTGCTGCTGATTACTTCCTGAACCTCCCACAAGTGGACAGATATAATAAATGAGATAAGTGTAATGGAAGGAATgactctttctctgtgtcttcacagaaatgtttctttaaacttCTGAACATGCAGGATGAATTGTATAAGGCTCTTATGATGGTATCCAAAGAATGACCCTCATAATGTCTTACTTTATCAAGCCTCTCTGTTTTCATCTTAATTTTCATCACAGTCTCCGTCTGAAGAACTTCTCTCTACtcttatgtacatttttttatgaatcctgttgtgtttttgcacttcAATCTTAAAAAACCTAAGCTCAGATCAATGAAGAATTCAAAAAAGACTCTGCTATGGTCACATGTAGCgagcaaacacagcaacaaagagGGTAAAGTTGTGATCTCACCATGTCCTGACCGGTCCCTGCAGCAGGCTGAGACCCTGCAGGGTCTGAGGTCAGCTCCTggacagaaaacacatcacattatGCATTCAGTGCAAACATTGTTAGGgagctaaataataataacacctGCAATGTAATGCAGTAGATTTATGCATGCTTCAAAACATCTTAAGTCTGtcagcaggggcgtgtccagacttttctgACTGGGGTGGACTCATGCAGGGTGGTCAACAGGGGTTGCCAAGTCTAGAAACATGTATGCATGtcatctactttgtattttacataagAAGCATGTTCATCGCATGTGTCCCTCTGAAATAAACTAATTCAAAAAACATAATAACCTTGTCAAATTCCCAGAGGGGCAATCAAGGTTTCAgtcattcattttcaaacttaACTGtttaagaagtaaaaaaaagaaaagaaaagatgtttgTGGAAAGTCACAGAAAAATGTGCAACATCAAAACTTCACAAAAGCTACAGGCGGAACCTGTTGCCCAGTTTTGAACataagcccctcctcctccacgcaGACAGCCAGTCATAGTTTAGAATTTTTGAACGGCACCAAGCGTAGCGAGTCAAGTTTTAGGGAGGGCCCTGCCACCCCTGGCCGCCCCCCTGGACACACCCCTGACTgttggttcagttcagtttatctAGAGATGTTTTTAAGTATAACAGACAAAAAACTGTCTCTATAAAGCGTATCGATAGTTATGGACATTTCATTTCAGAGGCTGTAGTTTAATCCATTTATCTGACATCACTGCAGTAGACATACTCTGTTAGCCCCGGTTATCTTGGAAAAATAGATGTCTATAACTTGATTGaggcagaacaaaaacatgctcCAGGACACATTATTGCTTCTTAACAAgcatttctttccatttttgttCAGCAGTCAATGAGAACAAACAACATAATCAAACGTTTTGGGACTTACAACATCGTCACCCATCTGCGTTCTGTTTCCtgtagagacacagaaacagctggaCTTTAGCTTCCAAACAAGAAATATGGATCATCTCAAACTTTTAGATATTAAAATGTAGTGGTAAACTGCAGCTAACAAACATTAAACTTATGtaattaaagctttttttcttcatgaaaatgttcatctgtgCTCTCACCTTTCCGTCTAATAACTTTCACAACGACCACTAACAGAACTATAAAAACCACCACGGGCACGAGGATCAACCACCATCGCCAGTCTgccagaaaaatgaaaatatgtgaAGCATGTTGGCTGTAGACTTCTGTCCTTAATCTGaatcaaacacagagaggagaagacatCAGGAGCCCCATTTTTtaggtgtttttgttgttgcttttgtaCTTTTACCTGTAGTAGTCATAGTAGCTGTTGTCGTTGGGGGTCTTGTTGCTGGTGGTGGTCTTGTTGGTGGTGGTCTTGTTGGTGGttttgttggtggtggtggtggtcttgtGTCCTCACCTGAAGTTGAGATAAACACAACTCAACAAACTGTTCAGCActaaacttgtgttttcatataaaattcaaacttcaaattcaaaaaaaagttttaatattttaagtaTTTCCAGTCCAAAGTAAGGATGGAGATATTAtaagagaaacacaacaagagacaaaTTAACTTCATCAGAGTCTTTATAATTATTGtaatgtttcagtttattttttgaattagaaaagttttgtttgaaaagattGAAATACTTACTCTTGATAACAGATAGATGAACTCGAGTCACATCGCTTGTTCTTCTTCCTGATATGTCCTGTAGACAGTCATAACGTCGAGCATCCTCCTCTGTGATCTTCTTTATAACCAGAGAACAGTCCTCTGTAACTCTCAGTCTGTCTGATTTAACTCTAGAGTTTATAACCTGCCCATGTAAAACCAGCTCTACTGCTGCGTTGTTTCCTAAATCTAAGTACCATGTCGTATATTCACACTTCTGTTGATCTTGTGTCGCAGTTTCACAAGACAACGTGGCGTCCTCTCCAACTCTGAATGTGACTCTTTTAACTCGAAATGCTGTTGCtgagaaaatgacaaagaataaagtaaatcaataaaatgttgattataTTCACAATCAGTTTGAGAATAATTCTTCATCTGTGGTTTCTCAGAGTTCATTAAAtccatcatgtttaaaaaaaggttaaatatgtgATATAAATGTTCTTACCAGCAAACTGAAGCAGCGCTGTGAGAAGTAAAGAAGTTTGAATCCATTTGAGCTCGTTCATGGTGATTCTCCGTCTCTGTCCTCCCGTTGTCACGCTCCTAACTGTCTGAGTTTCTTCAGTAGTGCTTCTTTAAAGAGACGCTGCATCTACTTCCCTTTCTTAGTATGTCATCACTTCCTCATTTTGACTTCAAACCTGCTTTAAGTGTTCATTTCTATGAATGTCTCATAGTTAttaaaacatgatgtaacatgttTAAGTGATCATAAACTGATGATCATTAAGATGAGCTGCATCGATCAGtaaagaggtcagaggtcacagcagATGGTGATGACTTTGAAGTTCAGTTCTTTGGTGTATTTGTTACAGAGTTGtgttaccaaaaaaaagaaaaagaggacgGAGGAAGTTAAATGTGTGAAGATTGAGAGTTCAGATAAACGTCTGAAAAGTGCAACGCTGCTCTTTAGATGGTGTTTCTGATAATAAACAGTCAGGTTTAATAATAATCTCTGAATGTCCGTCGTGTTTGAGAGATCAGAGATCAGATGTTATTTTAGTGCTCTGTGATGTGTTGACACCTCATGTTGAGACTTTTCTTGAGAAGTGAAGGGGAAGTCGTTTGCAATAGTCAATGcatgatatcacaagagcctgtaccaggagctgtgtagcatccTCTGACATGTAAGGTCtaatcttcctgatgttgttcaGGGCCAGCCACGGCCACCTCATCAGTTTACTATGTCAACCTAAGACGACAGTTCACCTTTGGTGCATTTCTctgttttaggactcattctaGTTCTCTGGttagaaaaaagctttttaaccCAGCAGAGGGAGAATTAACCTGAGAATGACCGATACCCCAAAAATAAAGGAAGGACATTTAGAGAAAATGTTCACTTTCAGAAAGACTCTGTAATTTAATGaaggaatcacaaaaagcaCACAGTAGAATTAAGtggtaaatgtttatttatatgcAGATTTAATATGATTTAATAAAGACATGATTATTACAGACTGAagactgaaaaataataaaagagatCTATTAtactgatccatatttaaaaacatacatataatGAGCATAATACCATAATAACCtctgcaacatttttttaaacacattatacACAGATGTTGGTGTAATCcccggacgtggtttcctgctgctctgaacgagacgtTAAAGGAAAAGTCGTGAAAGTTAGCCACTGATGCATCAGAACAAAACATGGGGTAAAGTTGCAGGAAATGACCAccagctctttcaaggacacgcccaACCGGAAGCTCATTGGTTGATTATTTCAGAAGCAGGAAGCTTCTGAAATGCTGGCCAATCAGAGTAAAGTGggcaggtgggggggggggggggggggtcttaaagagacagacgcTGAAATGAAccatttcaggcagaggctgaaatttgGGATTTCAATGATGACAGtatgagaaaaataagaaagttTATGAGTTACACATCTCACAACACtactcaataggtgtcccagactgacatgattaatggtgaaagtgaggataatagatctcctttaagtaAAATATACACATTCAATCAAATATATTGAAGCAACAATAAGACATGAAAGTTAATTTGACATAGTGATTAAAATTTGGTTATACTGACATTTAAAGGCACTCAAAAATATGAAGAACTTTATACAAATGAAGCTTTCTACAAAATTATTATCTTCCATGTTGGCAAAAACTGAAGATTCCCCCAAGtgatgatctctctctctctttatctctacCTGCTACAcacctactctctctctctctctccctgattatccctcctccttcacctgctgCTCACCTGAGTACAATCTGTgctcagtgaggaggaggaggaggaagaggaggaggaggaggaggaggaggaggaggaggagggggaggaggaggaggaggaggggtattTAGAGGAGCCAGGTAGGAGAGTTAGGGGCGCACACACTCTGGGCAGTGATGTGGTGAGGAGCTTTTGTTTCCCAGTTTTACTGGTTTTCCCCACATATGTTAACATTGTTTGGTTTTATTATTTGAGTTTGGACTGGAGATCACTGTTAGTCCTATTTTGGGTCTTTTGGTTTCTTTAGTTTAATCTTTTCTTCTTAGGTAGTTTTA
The Labrus mixtus chromosome 12, fLabMix1.1, whole genome shotgun sequence genome window above contains:
- the LOC132985384 gene encoding uncharacterized protein LOC132985384, with product MNELKWIQTSLLLTALLQFAATAFRVKRVTFRVGEDATLSCETATQDQQKCEYTTWYLDLGNNAAVELVLHGQVINSRVKSDRLRVTEDCSLVIKKITEEDARRYDCLQDISGRRTSDVTRVHLSVIKSKYFNLFKQNFSNSKNKLKHYNNYKDSDEVNLSLVVFLCEDTRPPPPPTKPPTRPPPTRPPPATRPPTTTATMTTTGKSTKATTKTPKKWGS